GGCCAGAGGGGGGTGTGAAGAAACGCGACGATGACCAGAACCGCCAACTGCGGGCGGCTTCATGGCATGTTGGCGGGACAGCACCCCCCTTTGCCCTGCCGGGCATCTCCCCCGCAAGGGGGGAGATCAGCTGTGCCGCCGCTCAATGCAGCACGAACTCACCATCCAGCTTGCGCCATTCGTTCGGCGCGATCAGCTTCTGGTGCGTGTAGACCACCGAATGCAGCGGCCCGTCGAGCCTCGCTCTCCAGAACTCGATGAACTTGATCAGTACCGGAAATTGCGGAGCGATATCGTAGTCCTGCCAGATGAAGCTCTGCAACAGGTGCGGGTGGTCGGGGAAGTGATAGAGAATCTTGGCCGTGGTCAGGCCGTAGCCCTTGAGCATTAGGTCCATTTCGCCATGGTCGCGCATTGCAGTCCTCAGGTTGATTCTCCTTCCTCCCAACGCTGGATTGTGCGCGTGGTTGCTTAACTGTCTATTGATTTTCGTAGACCATGACGGCCTTTTCCTCCACGAAAGCATGTGCTTAGCAGCGATGCTCCGGGAGTGCTGACAGCGTTTTGCGCAGCCGCTGCGGCATCGCGCCACGCGAATCCAACGTCTAATGTTGCCGTCTTCGCGGAACTGTTAATAATGCGCGCGAATTCGCGGCCGCTTCGCCGCGATCCCGCTGGCCGCCAAGCCAGCGGTTTGGTTTCGGGAGGAAAGCGAAGACATGTCCGAGGCAAAGATCCATCGCGTCCAGCCGGCGTGGAAGAAGAACGCGCTGATCGACAACGACACCTATCTCAAATGGTATGGCGACAGCGTCAAGAATCCGGATAAGTTCTGGGGCAAGCACGGCAAGCGCATCGACTGGTTCAAGCCCTTCACCAAGGTCAAGAACACCTCCTTCGACGGCAAGGTCTCGATCAAGTGGTTCGAGGACGGGCTGACCAACGTCTCCTACAACTGCATCGACCGCCACCTGAAGAAGCGCGGCAACCAGACCGCCATCATCTGGGAAGGCGACAACCCCTACGACGACAAGAAGATCACCTACAACGAGCTTTACGAGCATGTCTGCCGGCTCGCCAACGTGATGAAGAAGCACGGCGTCAGGAAGGGCGACCGCGTCACCATCTACATGCCGATGATCCCGGAAGCCGCCTATGCGATGCTGGCCTGCACCCGGCTGGGCGCCATCCATTCGATCGTCTTCGGCGGCTTTTCGCCGGACGCGCTGGCCGGCCGCATCGTCGACTGCGAATCGACCTTCGTGATCACCGCCGACGAGGGCCTGCGCGGCGGCAAGCCGATCCCGTTGAAGGAGAACACCGACAAGGCAATCGACATCGCTGCCAAGCACGATGTGACAGTGAAAAGCGTAATCGTCGTGCGCCGCACCGGCGGCAAGATCGGCTGGGCGCCGGGCCGCGACCGCTGGTATCACGACGAGATCGCGACGGTTAAGCCCGACTGCAAGCCGGAAAAGATGAAGGCGGAGGATCCGCTGTTCATCCTCTACACCTCCGGCTCGACCGGCAAGCCGAAGGGCGTGCTGCACACCACCGCCGGCTATCTCGTCTATGCCTCGATGACGCACCAATATGTCTTCGATTACCATGACGGCGACATCTACTGGTGCACCGCCGATGTCGGCTGGGTCACCGGCCACAGCTACATCGTCTATGGACCGCTCGCCAATGGCGCCACCACGTTGATGTTCGAGGGCGTGCCCAACTATCCCTCGCAGTCCCGCTTCTGGGAGGTCATCGACAAGCACAAGGTCAACATCTTCTACACCGCGCCGACGGCGCTACGTGCGTTGATGGGCGCCGGCGACGATCCGGTGAAGAAGACCTCACGCAAGTCGCTGCGCGTGCTTGGCTCGGTCGGCGAGCCGATCAATCCGGAAGCCTGGGAGTGGTATTTCAACATCGTCGGCAACGGCAAGGTGCCGATCGTCGATACATGGTGGCAGACCGAGACCGGCGGCATCCTGATCACGCCGCTGCCCGGCGCCACCGACCTCAAGGCAGGCTCGGCGACCCGGCCCTTCTTCGGCGTCAAGCCGCAGCTGGTCGACGGCGAAGGCAAGGTGCTGGAAGGAGCCGCCGACGGCAACCTCTGCATCACCGATTCCTGGCCCGGCCAGATGCGCACCGTCTATGGCGACCACGACCGCTTCGTGCAGACCTATTTTTCCACCTACAAGGGAAAATACTTCACCGGTGACGGCTGTCGCCGCGACGCCGACGGCTATTACTGGATCACCGGCCGCGTCGACGACGTCATCAACGTCTCCGGTCACCGCATGGGCACGGCCGAGGTCGAATCGGCGCTGGTCAGCCATGAGAAGGTCTCGGAGGCCGCCGTCGTCGGCTACCCGCACGACATCAAGGGCCAGGGCATCTACAGCTACGTCACCTTGATGAAGGGCATTGAGCCTACCGAAGAGTTGCGCAAGGATCTCATCGCCCATGTCCGCAAGGAGATCGGCGCCATCGCCTCGCCCGACAAGATCCAGTTCGCGCCGGGCTTGCCCAAGACACGCTCGGGTAAGATCATGCGCCGCATCCTGCGCAAGATCGCCGAGGACGATTTTGCCGCCCTTGGCGACACCTCGACGCTCGCCGATCCGGCCGTCGTCGACGATCTCGTCGC
The genomic region above belongs to Mesorhizobium sp. B4-1-4 and contains:
- the acs gene encoding acetate--CoA ligase, producing MSEAKIHRVQPAWKKNALIDNDTYLKWYGDSVKNPDKFWGKHGKRIDWFKPFTKVKNTSFDGKVSIKWFEDGLTNVSYNCIDRHLKKRGNQTAIIWEGDNPYDDKKITYNELYEHVCRLANVMKKHGVRKGDRVTIYMPMIPEAAYAMLACTRLGAIHSIVFGGFSPDALAGRIVDCESTFVITADEGLRGGKPIPLKENTDKAIDIAAKHDVTVKSVIVVRRTGGKIGWAPGRDRWYHDEIATVKPDCKPEKMKAEDPLFILYTSGSTGKPKGVLHTTAGYLVYASMTHQYVFDYHDGDIYWCTADVGWVTGHSYIVYGPLANGATTLMFEGVPNYPSQSRFWEVIDKHKVNIFYTAPTALRALMGAGDDPVKKTSRKSLRVLGSVGEPINPEAWEWYFNIVGNGKVPIVDTWWQTETGGILITPLPGATDLKAGSATRPFFGVKPQLVDGEGKVLEGAADGNLCITDSWPGQMRTVYGDHDRFVQTYFSTYKGKYFTGDGCRRDADGYYWITGRVDDVINVSGHRMGTAEVESALVSHEKVSEAAVVGYPHDIKGQGIYSYVTLMKGIEPTEELRKDLIAHVRKEIGAIASPDKIQFAPGLPKTRSGKIMRRILRKIAEDDFAALGDTSTLADPAVVDDLVANRQNRKG
- a CDS encoding usg protein; protein product: MRDHGEMDLMLKGYGLTTAKILYHFPDHPHLLQSFIWQDYDIAPQFPVLIKFIEFWRARLDGPLHSVVYTHQKLIAPNEWRKLDGEFVLH